GTTACAAAAAAACCTTAGGAGAAGACAGCGTTCCGGTTTGCTATGACGACATAGAACTAAGCGACGTAATTTTAGTGGAGGGGGCAAACCCAGCATGGTGCCATCCGATATTATGGCGAAGAGTAGAGGCTCACAAAGCCGCTAACCCAAATATCAAAATTATATGTGTAGACCCTAGAGAAACACAAACGGCAACAAACTCAGACCTTTTTGTGCCACTCATACCTGGCACAGATGTTTATTTCAACAATGCGATTGGGCGATTATTAATTGAAAATGGTTTTACGGATAGCAAATTTATTGAAAACCATTCTGACGGCTTTGACGCTTACAAAGAAAAAGTTTTTGAAAAAAGCATAAAAGAATACGCAGAGATATGCGGCATCGAAACTGAAAAAATCATAGAAGCGGCTAAATGGATTGGCGAAGCAAAAGGCTTTCTTTCTATGTGGACTATGGGTTTAAACCAAAGTGTCATAGGTGTCAATAAAAACCTATCCCTCATTAACCTTTCTCTTATCACAGGAAAAATTGGCAAACCAGGAAATGGCCCTTTCTCACTTACTGGCCAACCAAATGCCATGGGAGGAAGAGAAGTAGGAGGACTTTCAAACATGCTGGCTTCTCACAGAGAATTAAGCAACCCTGCCCACATCGCGGAAATGGAAGACTTTTGGGGCGTAGCCGGTATCTCAAATAAACCAGGACTATCTGCCACAGAAATGTTTGAGGCACTAGACAGTGGCAAACTAAAAGCCATTTGGATTATTTGCACCAATCCACTGGTGAGTATGCCAGATGCTAACAAGGTGGAAGCTGCTTTGAAAAAAGCAAAATTTGTGGTGGTTCAAGATATTTCACAGAATGCCGACACGGTAAAATTTGCAGATGTTATTCTTCCAGCCGCTGGATGGGCCGAAAAAGAGGGCACCATGACCAATGCCGAAAGGAGAGTTTCTTACCTAGAAAAAGTAGTAGACGCACCAGGCGAATGCCTACCCGATGCAGAAATCATTTGCAAATTTGCCACTCAAATGGGCTGGGGCAATCATTTCAAATATAACTCAAGTTCAGATATTTATGACGAATACGCCAAAAGCACTATTGGCACCAACATCGATTGCTCTGGAATAAACTACGAGCTACTAAAAAAAGAAACCATACAGTGGCCATACCCAGCAGACAAAACATTTTCTGGCAATAACAGCCGCCTCTTTGAAGACCAGATATTTTATACGCCAAATCAAAAGGCTCAAATACATGCTGTGGACGGGAAGAACCCATCAGAGCAAGTTTCAGAAAAATACCCGCTAGTGCTACTAACAGGTAGAATTAGAGACCAATGGCACACTAGAACAAAAACAGGAAAAGTAAACAAGCTCAATCAGCATATTGACAGCCCATTTTTAGAAATTCACCCTGAAGACGCATTACTCAGAAAAATCAAAGACCAACAGGTGGTCATGGTCAATGGAAAAAGAGGGGAGGTAAAAGTAAAAGCGAAACTTACAGAGACCGTAAGGAGGGGAACTTGCTTCCTACCTATGCATTGGGGCAAAATAGTCAATAATTCCTTCGCAAGGGCTAATAATTTGACAAGCGATTTGGTAGACCCAATTTCAAAAGAACCAGATTTCAAATATGCCGCTGTTGAGGTTTCTTTATATAAAAAACCAAAAGAGAAGATTATTGTTATTGGAGCTGGTTCTGCTGGCCTAGGATTCATATCGGCCTATCGCCAGCTAAACCAAACAGACGACATAGAGGTATTTTCAAAAGAAATATACCCTTTTTATAACCGCGTGATGCTGCCTGATTATATCAGTGGTACGCAAAACTGGAATCAACTAGTTAAACTAAGAGAAGACCAGTTTAGCGAAAACAGAATCAAGGTTCATAAAGGAATCAGCATTGAAAGCATTGACAGAAAGAATAAAGTTGTCATTGACTCTAAAGGAAATGAGCACAGTTACGACAAGCTCTTTTTAGGAATGGGAAGTAGGGCATTTATGCCAAGAAACTTCCCAAAAATTCCTGGTATATTTAACATGAGAAGTCGAATTGACGCAGACTCTATTGCTCCATTTCTAGCTAAAAACGGGAAAGCAATTATAGTAGGTGGCGGTCTTTTAGGACTGGAATTAGCAGCTTCTTTAAGAGAAATAAATGTACCCGTAACGGTGGTTCAGCGAATTGGTAGATTCATGGACAGGCAACTAGACCCTATGGGAAGTGCTATTCTTCATGAAGAAATTCAGGCTCTTGGTGTTGAAACTTTCTTTAACGACGAGGTAGAACAATTTTATGGTACAGATGCCATAGAGGGCGTAAGACTAAAATCGGGCAGAAAACTTGACTGCAGCCTAATGGTGGTAGCGGCAGGAACCAGCCCAGCCATAGAAATTGCGAAAGAAGCTGGCCTAAAATGCAACAGAGGCATAGAGGTAAACGAATACCTACAAACCTCCGACCCAGATATTTTTGCCTGTGGCGAAATAGCACAATGGGAAGGGCAGATGTGGGGAATAACCGCAGCAGCCGAACAGCAAGCCGAAGTGGTAGCTAAATATTTGACAGGTGACCTTGCCGCTCACTACAGAGGCTCACTCTCCATGAATATCTTAAAAATGGAAGGCGTGGAACTATGCTCTTTAGGAGAAATAGAAATCCCGCAAGGAGCGAAAGATTACGAAGAGGTCATATTTATTGACAAAGCGAAACGCTATTACAAAAAATGCCTGGTCAAAAATGACAGGCTCGTTGGTGCAATTCTAATTGGTGACAAATCGGAGTTTTTAGAATACCGCGAACTCATTTCAAAAGGCATTGAACTATCAGAAAAGAGGCTTCAATTGCTCCGCTCAGGTCAAAAAACCGAACCAGTGAAGGGAAAGCTGATTTGCTCTTGCAATAACGTAGGCGAAGGAAACCTCAAAGAAAAAATAAAAGGCGGCTGCACTAAATTTCAGAATTTATGTGACACTACGGGTGCAGGAACAGGCTGCGGCTCATGCAGACCAGAGGTAAGAGGAATACTGGAAGCAACCTTAAGAGAACAAGAAATCTTAGTACTAGACTAGCAGAAAACTATGACAGGATATTACACCATCAGAGTAAATTTTATAGGAGGAATAGCTTCACCGGGTGAACTTCAGAAGATTCTTGCTATTGCCGCAGAATGCGACATCAAACAAGTTCGTTTTGGGCTTCGTCAGCAAATGATTATGTACCTTTCTTATACGCATGAAAAGGCATTTATCTCCAAAATGAATGCAGCAGAAGTAGACTTTTACATAGATGACAATCCTCACCCAAATGTAATAAGCTCATACGTGTCTGAAGAAGTTTTTCAAAGAGGAAAC
This sequence is a window from Arcticibacterium luteifluviistationis. Protein-coding genes within it:
- a CDS encoding nitrate reductase gives rise to the protein MVKKYKSTCSYCGVGCGVEITKAPDGKITLTGDKDHPVNRGMLCSKGMNLHYTVNDTSDRLLYPEMRMHRSMPLQRVSWNKAIERTAAVFKSLIEKHGPESVGFYVSGQCLTEEYYLWNKLMKGFIGSNNIDTNSRLCMSSAVVGYKKTLGEDSVPVCYDDIELSDVILVEGANPAWCHPILWRRVEAHKAANPNIKIICVDPRETQTATNSDLFVPLIPGTDVYFNNAIGRLLIENGFTDSKFIENHSDGFDAYKEKVFEKSIKEYAEICGIETEKIIEAAKWIGEAKGFLSMWTMGLNQSVIGVNKNLSLINLSLITGKIGKPGNGPFSLTGQPNAMGGREVGGLSNMLASHRELSNPAHIAEMEDFWGVAGISNKPGLSATEMFEALDSGKLKAIWIICTNPLVSMPDANKVEAALKKAKFVVVQDISQNADTVKFADVILPAAGWAEKEGTMTNAERRVSYLEKVVDAPGECLPDAEIICKFATQMGWGNHFKYNSSSDIYDEYAKSTIGTNIDCSGINYELLKKETIQWPYPADKTFSGNNSRLFEDQIFYTPNQKAQIHAVDGKNPSEQVSEKYPLVLLTGRIRDQWHTRTKTGKVNKLNQHIDSPFLEIHPEDALLRKIKDQQVVMVNGKRGEVKVKAKLTETVRRGTCFLPMHWGKIVNNSFARANNLTSDLVDPISKEPDFKYAAVEVSLYKKPKEKIIVIGAGSAGLGFISAYRQLNQTDDIEVFSKEIYPFYNRVMLPDYISGTQNWNQLVKLREDQFSENRIKVHKGISIESIDRKNKVVIDSKGNEHSYDKLFLGMGSRAFMPRNFPKIPGIFNMRSRIDADSIAPFLAKNGKAIIVGGGLLGLELAASLREINVPVTVVQRIGRFMDRQLDPMGSAILHEEIQALGVETFFNDEVEQFYGTDAIEGVRLKSGRKLDCSLMVVAAGTSPAIEIAKEAGLKCNRGIEVNEYLQTSDPDIFACGEIAQWEGQMWGITAAAEQQAEVVAKYLTGDLAAHYRGSLSMNILKMEGVELCSLGEIEIPQGAKDYEEVIFIDKAKRYYKKCLVKNDRLVGAILIGDKSEFLEYRELISKGIELSEKRLQLLRSGQKTEPVKGKLICSCNNVGEGNLKEKIKGGCTKFQNLCDTTGAGTGCGSCRPEVRGILEATLREQEILVLD